In Rhodanobacter denitrificans, a single window of DNA contains:
- a CDS encoding (2Fe-2S)-binding protein has product MTDVCVCHSVTEEDIRHAVVAGVRSFEALQWLTGCSGGCGGCEQEARQLLSDIITEIACAHPTFHLRPSHDGQ; this is encoded by the coding sequence ATGACTGACGTTTGCGTGTGCCACAGCGTGACCGAGGAGGACATTCGCCACGCGGTGGTGGCCGGGGTGCGCAGTTTCGAAGCATTGCAGTGGCTCACCGGCTGCTCGGGTGGCTGCGGAGGCTGCGAGCAGGAAGCACGCCAGCTGCTAAGCGACATCATCACGGAAATCGCATGCGCACATCCGACCTTCCATCTCAGGCCGAGCCACGATGGGCAGTAG
- a CDS encoding DUF2282 domain-containing protein, giving the protein MNTASILKSVLAGGLTLGLTTVAAAAGMQSKPMSMSHMEKCYGINAAQKNDCKAAGHSCASQDTKARDPNSFVAVPKGLCEKIDGGKLEPAQKG; this is encoded by the coding sequence ATGAATACCGCATCGATTCTGAAATCCGTTCTGGCGGGAGGACTCACGTTGGGTCTGACCACAGTCGCAGCGGCCGCAGGCATGCAGAGCAAACCGATGTCAATGAGTCATATGGAGAAGTGTTACGGCATCAACGCTGCGCAGAAGAACGACTGCAAAGCAGCAGGCCACTCCTGCGCCAGCCAGGACACCAAGGCCCGCGATCCAAACTCTTTCGTCGCGGTGCCCAAGGGCTTGTGCGAGAAGATCGACGGCGGCAAACTCGAACCGGCACAGAAGGGCTGA
- a CDS encoding HlyD family secretion protein has product MDTASLQAQLRQAEAFMRQAEDAVGTAHSQLAQRNSEKAAAQALVVQRQTELAAAQQRTQRFADLRRQAFVSQQQLDDQTEAVDTAAAALAAARAQVAASDAAIAVARSQIRGSESAVEAARAEADRIRTDIEDSLLKSPRDGRVQLIVARPGEVVGAGAPVLNLVDLNDVYMTFFLPTRAVGRVALGSEARLVLDAVPQYVIPARISFIADVAQFTPKTVETQVEREKLMFRVRAQIPQELLEKHLSQVKTGLPGMAYVTLDPAAPWPPQLQVKLPE; this is encoded by the coding sequence ATGGACACCGCATCGCTGCAGGCGCAACTGCGACAGGCGGAGGCCTTCATGCGTCAGGCGGAAGATGCGGTGGGCACGGCACACAGCCAGCTCGCCCAGCGCAACAGCGAAAAGGCCGCCGCACAGGCTTTGGTGGTGCAGCGCCAGACCGAGCTGGCGGCCGCGCAGCAGCGCACGCAGCGTTTCGCCGATCTGCGCCGACAGGCGTTCGTCTCGCAGCAGCAACTCGACGACCAAACCGAAGCGGTCGATACCGCCGCGGCCGCGCTGGCCGCTGCCCGGGCGCAGGTGGCGGCCAGCGACGCCGCGATTGCCGTTGCCCGTAGCCAAATCCGCGGCAGCGAGTCGGCGGTAGAGGCGGCGCGGGCGGAGGCAGACCGCATCCGCACTGACATCGAGGACAGCCTGCTGAAGTCCCCGCGCGATGGTCGCGTGCAGTTGATCGTGGCCCGTCCCGGCGAGGTGGTGGGCGCGGGTGCGCCGGTACTCAACCTGGTGGACCTGAATGATGTCTACATGACCTTCTTTCTTCCCACCCGCGCCGTTGGCCGCGTCGCCCTGGGCAGCGAGGCGCGATTGGTGCTCGATGCGGTGCCGCAGTATGTGATTCCGGCGCGCATCTCCTTCATCGCCGACGTGGCCCAGTTCACACCGAAGACGGTGGAAACCCAGGTCGAGCGCGAGAAGCTGATGTTCCGGGTGCGGGCGCAGATTCCCCAGGAACTGCTGGAGAAGCACCTGTCCCAGGTCAAGACCGGTCTGCCTGGGATGGCCTATGTCACGCTCGACCCCGCAGCGCCTTGGCCGCCGCAATTGCAAGTGAAGCTGCCGGAATGA
- a CDS encoding efflux transporter outer membrane subunit translates to MNTRRLGMLLVALCSLAACKTVGPDYHRPDSAVINQPDAQKPFVDIVLGTAVDPSRSGPDAWWKLYDDPLLNQLIRDALRNNAGLREATANLSLASDIYDQAINAGGVTYGADAEAFRGLIPAESLLMSNQLPVSNIASGKLSASYEFDLFGKLKRASEAAKADSEAVQDALDMARITVVAQVAGSYLESCHANREIAITRQSLALQQLGMDVAQRLFDAGRGTRTDLTRAKAQFDLLSASLPPLIAQKKTAQYALAALLGHTPGDLPPGVDACQEAPALKQPIPVGNGMVLLQRRPDVRAAERRLAAATARIGVAVADLYPDVKLGGSVGASGLLGDFGEAPTRSWQIGPLISWTFPSKRAHAQVRATEAGADAQLAAFDQTVLNALRDTQTALTGYAQLLDRQQALHEAAAEAREAASQDRQLYRGGRAPYLTSLDAERTLVSPCFRCK, encoded by the coding sequence GTGAACACGCGCCGCCTGGGCATGCTGCTGGTCGCGCTGTGCAGCCTTGCCGCCTGCAAGACCGTCGGCCCCGACTACCATCGCCCCGACAGCGCCGTGATCAACCAGCCCGACGCGCAGAAGCCGTTTGTAGACATCGTGCTGGGCACGGCAGTGGATCCAAGCCGCAGCGGACCTGACGCCTGGTGGAAACTCTACGATGATCCACTGCTCAACCAGCTGATCCGGGATGCGTTGCGCAACAACGCCGGTCTGCGCGAAGCCACCGCCAACCTAAGCCTCGCCTCGGACATCTACGACCAGGCCATCAACGCTGGCGGCGTCACCTATGGTGCCGACGCGGAGGCCTTCCGCGGCCTGATTCCCGCCGAAAGCCTGCTCATGTCCAACCAGCTTCCCGTTTCCAACATTGCCAGCGGCAAGCTCAGCGCCAGCTACGAATTCGACCTCTTCGGCAAGCTCAAGCGTGCCAGCGAAGCGGCCAAGGCAGACAGCGAGGCGGTGCAGGACGCGCTGGACATGGCGCGCATCACCGTGGTCGCGCAGGTGGCCGGCAGCTACCTCGAAAGCTGCCACGCCAACCGCGAGATCGCCATCACGCGGCAATCGCTGGCGCTGCAGCAGCTCGGCATGGACGTTGCCCAGCGGCTGTTCGACGCCGGCCGCGGCACCCGCACCGACCTGACCCGGGCCAAGGCCCAGTTCGACCTGCTGAGTGCAAGCCTGCCGCCGCTGATCGCCCAGAAGAAGACCGCCCAGTACGCGCTCGCCGCGCTGCTGGGCCACACGCCCGGCGACCTTCCGCCCGGCGTCGATGCCTGCCAGGAAGCCCCGGCGCTCAAGCAGCCCATCCCGGTGGGCAACGGCATGGTGCTGCTGCAGCGCCGACCGGACGTGCGGGCGGCGGAGCGCCGGCTGGCAGCGGCCACTGCGCGTATCGGCGTGGCGGTGGCCGATCTCTATCCCGACGTCAAACTGGGTGGATCGGTGGGTGCCTCCGGCCTGCTCGGCGACTTCGGCGAAGCGCCGACGCGATCGTGGCAGATCGGCCCGCTGATCTCATGGACCTTCCCGTCCAAAAGAGCCCATGCGCAGGTGCGCGCAACCGAAGCCGGAGCCGATGCGCAGCTGGCTGCCTTCGACCAGACCGTGCTCAACGCCCTGCGCGACACGCAAACCGCACTCACCGGCTACGCGCAACTACTGGATCGCCAGCAGGCATTGCACGAGGCCGCTGCCGAGGCGCGCGAGGCGGCATCCCAGGATCGCCAGCTGTATCGGGGCGGCCGCGCACCTTACCTGACCAGTCTCGACGCCGAACGCACGCTGGTGTCACCTTGTTTTAGGTGCAAATAG
- the merR gene encoding Hg(II)-responsive transcriptional regulator, with protein MGKPSEQLTIGAFAKAAGVNLETIRFYQRKGLLPEPDKPYGSIRRYGDTDVARVKFIKSAQRLGFSLDEVAQLLALEDGTHCSEAAQFAAQHLADVRGRLKDLKRMETVLARLVAQCHSHRGTITCPLIASLHGR; from the coding sequence ATGGGGAAGCCATCGGAACAACTGACCATCGGTGCGTTTGCCAAAGCCGCGGGGGTCAACCTGGAAACCATCCGGTTTTATCAGCGCAAGGGGCTGCTTCCGGAACCGGACAAACCCTATGGCAGCATCCGCCGCTATGGTGATACCGATGTCGCTCGTGTGAAATTCATCAAGTCAGCGCAGCGTTTGGGCTTCAGCCTCGACGAAGTCGCACAGTTGCTCGCCCTGGAGGACGGCACCCATTGCAGTGAGGCGGCACAATTCGCCGCGCAGCACCTGGCCGACGTGCGGGGACGCCTGAAAGACCTCAAGCGCATGGAAACCGTACTGGCTCGATTGGTCGCGCAATGTCATTCGCATCGCGGCACCATTACCTGCCCCCTCATCGCCTCCCTGCATGGCCGTTGA
- a CDS encoding DNA-binding domain-containing protein: protein MVTAPTLLELQRGFANAVLDRGSDLAQWVVGAGLAPAARLQVYGNAIASTQIETLRATYPAVQALVGEAFFEAAATRYRLHHPSTRGNLQAFGGAFAAFLATMPEAAALAYLPDVAQLEWLRQQSALAAEASPLAPATLDDTTSLSWRLHPSVRLLGSTHPVLTIWRYATAPEGERLQLDGRGEQVVLWRDGGEVAMTVLDAASFACIAALIDTRDLEAAYAAARAIDGAFDLAVCLRSLLKHQLIAAG from the coding sequence ATGGTCACCGCACCCACATTGCTTGAGTTGCAACGCGGTTTCGCCAACGCCGTGCTCGATCGCGGCAGTGACCTCGCGCAGTGGGTTGTCGGTGCCGGCCTCGCCCCCGCTGCACGGTTGCAGGTGTACGGCAACGCCATCGCCAGTACGCAGATCGAAACGCTGCGCGCCACGTACCCCGCGGTGCAAGCGCTGGTCGGCGAGGCCTTCTTCGAGGCCGCAGCGACGCGCTATCGCCTGCATCATCCGTCGACGCGCGGCAACCTGCAGGCGTTCGGCGGCGCCTTCGCCGCGTTTCTGGCCACGATGCCCGAAGCGGCAGCACTTGCCTATTTGCCTGATGTGGCGCAGTTGGAGTGGCTACGCCAGCAGTCCGCACTGGCCGCTGAAGCATCGCCACTGGCTCCGGCCACGCTCGATGACACGACATCGTTGTCCTGGCGGTTGCATCCCAGCGTGCGCCTGCTGGGCAGTACGCATCCGGTGCTGACGATCTGGCGTTACGCCACCGCCCCCGAAGGCGAGCGGCTGCAGCTGGATGGTCGCGGCGAACAGGTCGTGTTGTGGCGTGACGGCGGCGAGGTGGCGATGACCGTGCTGGACGCAGCGAGCTTCGCCTGCATCGCCGCGCTGATCGATACGCGTGATCTGGAGGCCGCGTATGCGGCGGCTCGGGCCATCGACGGAGCATTCGATCTCGCGGTTTGTCTGCGCAGTCTGCTGAAGCACCAACTGATTGCAGCGGGTTGA
- the merT gene encoding mercuric ion transporter MerT yields the protein MKNTQVVKKTGSGALLAGGITALLASTCCLGPLVLVALGFSGAWIGNLTVLEPYRPYFIGAALIAMVFAWRRIYRPATACAPGDVCAVPQVRTTYKVLFWIVAALVLVALTFPYLATLFY from the coding sequence ATGAAAAATACCCAAGTCGTCAAGAAAACAGGTTCCGGCGCTCTTCTGGCCGGGGGTATCACCGCACTACTGGCGTCGACCTGTTGCCTTGGTCCCCTGGTCTTGGTCGCCCTTGGGTTCAGTGGCGCCTGGATCGGCAACCTGACTGTGCTTGAGCCGTACCGCCCGTACTTTATCGGTGCAGCGCTGATCGCGATGGTCTTCGCCTGGCGACGCATCTACCGGCCTGCTACGGCGTGCGCGCCTGGTGACGTCTGCGCTGTGCCGCAGGTCAGGACCACCTACAAAGTCTTGTTCTGGATCGTCGCAGCCCTGGTGCTCGTGGCGCTGACCTTTCCCTATCTCGCCACGCTGTTTTACTGA
- a CDS encoding efflux RND transporter periplasmic adaptor subunit has translation MKKIFKSLGPIMLTLVAVVIAAIVLKHLWHYYHDEPWTRDGHLRADVVQLAPDVSGLVTAVEVDDNQPVHRGQPLFEIDRSRYELALNQARTAVEKATASLHQFQREALRNHALSDLVSKEIVEEGRSKVAVAQAALDEAKNAVDLAQLNLQRTTVYSPVDGFVNDRTVRVGDYVNTGHPVLSVVDSRSFHVDGYFEETKLSRIHIGQPVKIEVMGESQLLHGHVQSIAAGIEDRDRTPGSNLLPDINPTFNWVRLAQRVPVRITLDGDPGDIRLIVGRTATVTVLPDNDATARPRQPATPAAPAATYPGVAPTTARSAP, from the coding sequence GTGAAAAAGATATTCAAATCCCTGGGGCCGATCATGCTGACGCTGGTCGCCGTAGTGATCGCGGCCATCGTGTTGAAGCACCTGTGGCACTACTACCACGACGAGCCATGGACACGCGACGGCCATCTGCGCGCCGATGTCGTGCAGCTGGCGCCCGATGTGTCGGGACTGGTCACCGCGGTCGAGGTCGACGACAACCAGCCGGTTCATCGCGGCCAGCCGCTTTTCGAGATCGATCGGTCCCGCTACGAGCTGGCCCTGAACCAGGCCCGGACGGCGGTGGAGAAGGCCACGGCCAGCCTGCACCAGTTCCAGCGAGAGGCGCTGCGCAATCATGCGTTGAGCGACTTGGTCTCGAAGGAAATCGTGGAAGAGGGACGCTCCAAGGTCGCGGTGGCTCAGGCTGCCCTGGACGAGGCGAAGAACGCGGTGGACCTGGCGCAACTGAACCTGCAGCGCACCACGGTCTACAGCCCGGTCGACGGCTTCGTGAACGACCGCACGGTGCGCGTCGGCGACTACGTGAATACCGGTCATCCCGTGCTGTCGGTAGTCGACAGCCGCTCGTTCCACGTGGACGGCTATTTCGAGGAAACCAAGCTGTCGCGCATCCACATCGGCCAGCCGGTGAAGATCGAGGTCATGGGCGAGTCGCAGTTGCTGCACGGCCACGTACAGAGCATCGCCGCCGGCATCGAGGATCGGGACAGGACACCCGGCTCCAACCTGCTGCCAGACATCAACCCCACCTTCAACTGGGTGCGCCTCGCGCAGCGCGTGCCGGTGCGGATCACGCTCGATGGCGATCCCGGCGACATACGGCTGATCGTCGGGCGCACCGCCACGGTCACCGTATTGCCCGACAACGACGCAACCGCCCGCCCACGGCAGCCGGCCACCCCGGCAGCGCCCGCAGCAACCTACCCGGGCGTGGCGCCGACAACGGCCCGGAGCGCGCCGTGA
- a CDS encoding DUF1656 domain-containing protein: MPGEFSLYGVFVPTLLALMVLAYVFKSMLRLGLARLGFYRIVWHPALFNSALYVIVLGLLFLLAQRILS; the protein is encoded by the coding sequence ATGCCCGGAGAATTCAGCCTGTACGGCGTGTTCGTGCCGACCCTGCTGGCCTTGATGGTGCTGGCATACGTCTTCAAGTCGATGTTGCGCCTGGGGCTCGCGCGGCTCGGCTTCTATCGCATCGTGTGGCATCCCGCCCTTTTCAACAGCGCCCTGTACGTGATCGTGCTGGGCCTGCTGTTCCTGCTCGCCCAACGGATACTGTCGTGA
- a CDS encoding DUF692 domain-containing protein → MHDASTLAAPPISAPSGVGIGLRAPHMQRVLSERPRVAWFEVHSENLFADGGALHAAIEHVRADYPLSLHGVGLSLGSADTFDDEHLATLCALVQRFEPGLVSDHICWGAIGGIHLNDLLPLPFTREALDLIVTRVQQVQDALGREFLVENVSSYLTFQHAEMSEWEFVAELIRRSGCGLLLDVNNVYVNSVNHGFDAHAYLRAMPRAAVREIHLGGFIRKTDLAVPLLIDSHSRPVDAEVWALYAGALDLFGPVPTLIEWDQDIPELEVLLAEAGRAEALLNGHRTHIA, encoded by the coding sequence ATGCACGACGCGAGCACGCTCGCGGCGCCACCGATCTCGGCTCCTTCTGGAGTCGGGATCGGTCTGCGTGCGCCACACATGCAGCGGGTGTTGAGCGAACGTCCGCGCGTGGCGTGGTTCGAGGTGCACAGTGAGAATTTGTTTGCCGACGGCGGAGCACTGCATGCGGCGATCGAGCATGTGCGCGCCGACTATCCGCTGAGCCTGCACGGTGTCGGCCTCTCGCTGGGATCAGCCGACACATTCGACGACGAGCATCTGGCGACGCTGTGTGCGCTGGTGCAACGCTTCGAACCGGGGCTGGTCTCCGATCACATTTGCTGGGGCGCGATCGGCGGCATCCACCTCAACGACCTGCTGCCGCTACCGTTCACCCGGGAGGCGCTGGACCTGATAGTGACGCGCGTGCAGCAGGTGCAGGACGCGCTGGGCCGCGAGTTCCTGGTCGAGAACGTTTCCAGCTATCTCACGTTCCAACACGCCGAGATGAGCGAGTGGGAGTTCGTCGCCGAATTGATACGTCGCAGTGGCTGCGGCCTGTTGCTCGACGTCAACAATGTCTACGTCAACAGCGTCAATCACGGCTTCGACGCGCATGCCTATCTGCGTGCGATGCCGCGCGCGGCGGTGCGCGAGATCCACTTGGGTGGATTTATTCGCAAGACCGATCTCGCGGTACCGCTATTGATCGACAGCCACAGCCGGCCGGTGGATGCCGAAGTCTGGGCGCTTTATGCCGGGGCACTGGATCTGTTCGGCCCCGTACCCACCCTGATTGAGTGGGATCAGGACATCCCCGAACTTGAGGTGTTGCTGGCGGAAGCCGGCCGCGCGGAGGCCCTGCTCAATGGTCACCGCACCCACATTGCTTGA
- the merC gene encoding organomercurial transporter MerC: MSLTPLTRTADKAGVIGAIVTAMGCAACFPALASLGAAIGLGFLSQYEGVFIHYLLPLFAMVALLANGIAGFRHRQWLRMALGVIGPVLVLIGALRMAAWLLYPGLVLMVAVSIWDLVSPPGKGHRGAKRDDACC; encoded by the coding sequence ATGTCTCTCACTCCACTCACACGCACCGCCGACAAAGCGGGCGTAATCGGGGCCATCGTCACAGCGATGGGATGCGCTGCTTGCTTTCCTGCACTCGCCAGCCTGGGCGCCGCGATCGGATTGGGCTTTCTGAGCCAGTACGAGGGCGTATTCATCCATTACTTGCTGCCACTGTTTGCGATGGTCGCCTTGCTTGCCAACGGGATCGCCGGCTTCCGTCATCGGCAGTGGTTACGCATGGCCCTTGGCGTGATCGGACCGGTCTTGGTGCTGATCGGGGCCTTGCGCATGGCGGCGTGGCTGCTCTATCCCGGGCTGGTCTTGATGGTCGCGGTATCCATCTGGGATCTGGTATCGCCGCCGGGAAAGGGGCACCGCGGTGCGAAGCGAGACGACGCCTGCTGTTGA
- the merA gene encoding mercury(II) reductase codes for MNEQTLSVIGMTCADCARHVEKALRALPDVVAADVAYPQNVAHVRSTQPLTVEQLNAGLPQNYRIAAASAPQADTLARKSSMLDQALGSLGGWFKPRGDVDRTPTASEQRLHVAVIGTGGGAMAAALKAVELGARVTVIERGTVGGTCVNIGCVPSKIMIRAAHVAHLRRSSPFDDGISSTGPVVRRDRLLAQQQGRVDELRHAKYEGILDTNPNIQLLRGEARFKDAHTLVVTSTTGRGESEVSFDRCLIATGAHAAVPPIPGLKDTPYWTSTEALASDAIPPRLAVIGSSVVAVELAQAFARLGSHVTILARSSLFFREDPAIGEAITAAFRAEGIEVLEHTQASQVAHANGEFVLTTGHGEVRADRLLVATGRTANTRDLALEAAGVAVNAQNAIVVDRGMRTSAPHIYAAGDCTDQPQFVYVAAAAGTRAAINLMGGEATLDLTTMPAVVFTEPQVATVGLSEAEAHLQGIETDSRTLSLDNVPRALVNFDTHGFIKLVAEAGSGRLIGVQAVTPEAGEIIQAAALAIRARMTVQELADQLFPYLTMVEGLKLAAQTFTKDVKQLSCCAG; via the coding sequence ATGAACGAACAAACCCTCTCTGTGATCGGCATGACGTGCGCCGATTGCGCCCGACATGTTGAAAAAGCGCTCCGGGCGTTGCCTGACGTCGTCGCCGCTGACGTCGCCTACCCGCAAAATGTGGCGCACGTCCGTAGTACCCAGCCATTGACGGTGGAGCAACTCAACGCGGGTCTGCCGCAAAACTACCGGATCGCCGCCGCCTCGGCACCGCAAGCCGACACACTCGCGCGCAAGTCCTCCATGCTCGACCAGGCCTTGGGCTCGCTGGGTGGTTGGTTCAAGCCGCGTGGCGATGTCGACCGCACGCCCACCGCTTCGGAGCAGCGACTGCACGTTGCTGTCATCGGCACGGGCGGCGGGGCCATGGCGGCAGCGCTGAAGGCCGTTGAACTCGGCGCCCGGGTGACCGTCATCGAGCGCGGAACCGTCGGTGGTACCTGCGTCAATATCGGCTGCGTGCCGTCGAAGATCATGATCCGCGCCGCGCACGTGGCCCACCTGCGTCGAAGCAGTCCGTTCGATGACGGCATCTCCAGTACGGGGCCGGTGGTTCGGCGTGACCGACTGCTCGCCCAACAGCAAGGTCGTGTCGACGAACTGCGTCACGCCAAGTACGAGGGGATTCTCGATACCAACCCCAACATCCAGCTGCTGCGTGGCGAAGCGCGTTTCAAGGACGCACACACGCTCGTCGTCACGTCGACGACGGGGCGTGGTGAATCGGAGGTGTCTTTCGATCGCTGCCTGATCGCCACGGGTGCCCACGCGGCGGTGCCGCCCATCCCCGGCTTGAAGGACACCCCGTATTGGACGTCCACCGAGGCATTAGCCAGTGACGCGATTCCGCCGCGGCTCGCCGTCATCGGCTCGTCAGTGGTTGCGGTGGAATTGGCGCAAGCCTTCGCGCGGTTGGGCAGTCACGTCACCATCTTGGCGCGCAGCAGCTTGTTCTTTCGCGAAGATCCGGCCATCGGCGAGGCGATCACGGCGGCGTTCCGTGCCGAAGGCATCGAGGTGTTGGAGCACACCCAGGCCAGCCAAGTTGCCCATGCCAACGGTGAATTCGTGCTCACCACCGGGCACGGCGAAGTGCGTGCCGATCGGTTGCTGGTGGCCACGGGCCGGACCGCCAACACGCGTGACCTCGCGCTGGAGGCGGCGGGTGTTGCGGTGAATGCTCAAAACGCCATCGTGGTCGATCGCGGTATGCGAACCAGTGCGCCGCACATCTATGCTGCGGGCGATTGCACCGACCAGCCGCAGTTCGTCTACGTGGCGGCCGCCGCCGGTACACGTGCCGCCATCAACCTGATGGGGGGCGAGGCGACCTTGGATCTCACCACCATGCCGGCGGTGGTGTTCACGGAGCCCCAAGTCGCGACCGTAGGCCTTAGCGAGGCGGAAGCGCACCTGCAGGGTATCGAGACGGATAGCCGCACACTTTCACTCGATAACGTGCCGCGGGCGCTCGTCAATTTCGACACCCATGGCTTTATCAAGCTGGTGGCCGAAGCGGGTAGCGGCCGGCTCATCGGGGTGCAGGCGGTGACGCCGGAAGCCGGCGAGATCATCCAGGCGGCCGCACTGGCGATCCGGGCGCGCATGACCGTGCAGGAGCTTGCCGATCAGTTGTTCCCGTACCTGACGATGGTCGAGGGCCTGAAACTGGCGGCACAGACCTTCACCAAGGACGTCAAGCAACTTTCCTGCTGTGCCGGATGA
- a CDS encoding FUSC family protein codes for MRCPCVPAPGRDGPVRPRAPFDHGLLLFSSVSAAAATFCACMLWIQSGWEPGAGAVILVAVASCFFAAIDDPRPQLNAFLQWVVIGSAFALIYLFAILPQVHTFLGLAAVLALPLLWAGAFTGRPQHTMTVLLFTAQAITDLGLAERYTAHFESFAAGTLSAILGMVFAIVWTAITKPFGTELIARRLARAMWRDLSLLGHSARRADQVDAASRLVDMTGQLLPRMALIKDESLARLDVVRDLRIGLRLLDLQTHRDALPPSIAETADAVVREVGSHFDDCVAAGHPLEPSVALRSHLDAVIQAMTGHPDAPVRHTTQALAGLRLALFPMSSTTRTQPPADVFADAPQPNLS; via the coding sequence ATGCGGTGTCCATGTGTACCAGCACCTGGCCGCGACGGACCAGTTCGCCCTCGCGCACCTTTCGACCACGGCCTGCTGCTGTTCTCCAGCGTCTCGGCCGCAGCGGCCACCTTCTGCGCCTGCATGCTGTGGATCCAGTCGGGCTGGGAGCCGGGCGCCGGGGCGGTGATCCTGGTCGCCGTCGCCAGCTGCTTCTTCGCCGCCATCGACGACCCGCGGCCGCAGCTCAACGCCTTCCTGCAATGGGTGGTGATCGGCAGTGCCTTTGCCCTGATCTACCTGTTCGCGATCCTGCCGCAGGTCCACACGTTCCTGGGCCTTGCCGCGGTGCTCGCGCTGCCGTTGCTGTGGGCCGGCGCGTTCACTGGACGCCCGCAACACACCATGACCGTGCTGCTGTTCACCGCGCAGGCGATCACCGACCTCGGTCTGGCGGAACGCTACACGGCGCACTTCGAGAGCTTCGCCGCAGGCACGCTCAGCGCGATCCTCGGCATGGTCTTCGCCATCGTGTGGACCGCGATCACCAAACCCTTCGGCACCGAACTGATCGCCCGCAGACTGGCCCGCGCGATGTGGCGCGACCTGTCCCTGCTCGGGCACAGCGCGCGCCGCGCAGACCAGGTCGATGCCGCCTCGCGGCTGGTCGACATGACCGGCCAGCTGCTGCCGCGCATGGCGCTGATCAAGGACGAGTCGCTGGCGCGTCTGGATGTCGTTCGCGACCTGCGCATCGGCCTGCGCCTGCTCGACCTGCAGACTCACCGCGATGCCTTGCCACCCTCCATCGCCGAGACAGCGGACGCGGTCGTGCGCGAGGTCGGCAGCCACTTTGACGACTGCGTCGCCGCGGGCCACCCGCTGGAACCATCGGTCGCGTTGCGCAGCCATCTGGACGCGGTGATCCAGGCCATGACCGGCCACCCCGACGCGCCCGTCCGGCACACCACACAGGCTCTGGCCGGCCTTCGCCTGGCGCTGTTCCCGATGTCCTCGACCACGCGCACACAACCACCTGCCGACGTCTTCGCCGACGCTCCCCAACCGAACCTGAGCTGA
- the merP gene encoding mercury resistance system periplasmic binding protein MerP has translation MKKLAALIVLATAISAPAWAATKTATLSVSGMTCAACPITVKKALSQVPGVEKTEILFDKKEAVVTFDDAKTSTRALVSATTDAGYPSTVKN, from the coding sequence ATGAAGAAACTTGCCGCTCTCATCGTCCTTGCCACCGCCATTTCCGCGCCTGCCTGGGCGGCTACGAAGACCGCCACCCTGTCGGTGTCCGGTATGACGTGTGCCGCATGTCCCATCACCGTCAAGAAAGCGCTGTCCCAGGTTCCCGGTGTCGAAAAGACCGAGATCCTGTTCGACAAGAAGGAAGCCGTTGTGACCTTCGATGATGCCAAGACCAGCACCCGGGCACTCGTCAGCGCCACGACGGATGCGGGCTACCCCTCCACCGTTAAGAATTGA